The nucleotide window TCCGCCCTCGCCTATAGCTGGCAGAACGCCACACGCATCCACGCAATCACCCGCGACAGCGCGACGGAGAAGGGTGCCAAGGTCTACGAGATCCAAGGGCCGCTATTCTTCGGCTCCGCCGACGGGTTCATGGAATTGTTCGAGATCGAAAGCGACCCCGACACCGTGATCGTCGATTTCAACGGCAGCCGGGTGGTGGACCAATCGGCGCTTCAGGCGATCGAGGCGGTGGCCGGCAAATACGAGGCCGCGAACAAGCGCATCATGCTGCGCCACCTGAGCCGGGATTGTCATCGCCTGCTGTCCAAGGCGGGCCACCTGATGGTCGATAGCGACGATGACCCGGATTACGAGATCGCCACGGATTACTCGGTTCGCACGGGGATTTTGGGCGACCATTGAGCCGCGGGCGGCTGGCCTTCTATTCCCCCGGGCGGTTCAGCGAGAAGACCTCGCGCACGACGGAATAGTCGCGGTATCCCAACCGGGTCAGCGGGTTGAAGCGGGTCACGTCGAAGATACCGTCGACCAGGCAATCGTCGCGCAGATGGACGCCCACGACCTCCCCGAAGACGGCGAAATTCGCCTCGCCCGGCAATTGCACGATTTGGCTCAGGCGGCATTCGAGGTTGGCGGGCGCGTCTGCCACGCGGGAACACGCGATCTCGGCGCAGTCCTCGCGCCTGATCCCGGCATCGGTGAATTCATCAACCTCCTTCGGCCAGGGACCGGAGGTTTGGTTCATCGCGTCCCGGGCGGCATATTCCACGATGTTCACGCAAAAGACGCCCGTGTCGCGGATATTGGCGACGCTGTCTTTCGTATCGCCCCGATCCTCCTTGGCGGAGGTGGAGGAAAACATGACCTGCGGCGGCACGTAGGCGACGGCGTTGAAGAAGGAATAGGGCGCGAGGTTGTCCTGCCCGTCCGCGCCCCGGCTGGAGATCCAGCCAATCGGGCGCGGCGTGACGACGGCGTTGAAGGGATTGTGCGGCAGGCCGTGGCCATCGGCGGGGCGGTAATACATGGAAGGCGCACCTTTCGTCGTGGTTTGGCAAAGACCT belongs to Hasllibacter sp. MH4015 and includes:
- a CDS encoding flavin reductase family protein, which codes for MYYRPADGHGLPHNPFNAVVTPRPIGWISSRGADGQDNLAPYSFFNAVAYVPPQVMFSSTSAKEDRGDTKDSVANIRDTGVFCVNIVEYAARDAMNQTSGPWPKEVDEFTDAGIRREDCAEIACSRVADAPANLECRLSQIVQLPGEANFAVFGEVVGVHLRDDCLVDGIFDVTRFNPLTRLGYRDYSVVREVFSLNRPGE